The Xanthomonas sontii genome contains a region encoding:
- the fliM gene encoding flagellar motor switch protein FliM, translating to MTDLLSQDEIDALLHGVDAGVVDTEPAPPEPGEARSYDFSSQDRIIRGRMPTLEMVNERFARLWRIGLFNLIRRSADLSVRGIDLIKFNDYMHSLYVPSNLNLIKFKPLRGTGLIVFEPTLVFTVVDNFFGGDGRYPTRIEGREFTPTEMRVIQLMLKQTFADLAEAWAPVMEVEFEYLNSEVNPHFANIVTPREYVVVSRFHVELEGGGGEIHVTLPYSMLEPIRELLDAGIQSDRVDRDESWNIMLREQLFGSEVTISSVLAQKQMSLRELTRLKIGDVLPIDLPKQVPLCVENIPVFTGEFGISHGQNAVKITATHPPGALRRRPAPQEDLP from the coding sequence ATGACCGACCTGCTCTCCCAAGACGAGATCGATGCCCTGCTGCATGGCGTCGACGCGGGCGTGGTGGACACCGAGCCGGCGCCGCCGGAGCCGGGCGAAGCGCGCAGCTACGACTTCTCCAGCCAGGACCGGATCATCCGTGGGCGCATGCCGACCCTGGAGATGGTCAACGAACGCTTCGCGCGCCTGTGGCGGATCGGCCTGTTCAACCTGATCCGGCGCTCGGCCGACCTGTCGGTGCGCGGCATCGACCTGATCAAGTTCAACGACTACATGCACTCGCTGTACGTGCCGAGCAACCTGAACCTGATCAAGTTCAAGCCGCTGCGCGGCACCGGCCTGATCGTGTTCGAGCCGACCCTGGTGTTCACCGTGGTCGACAACTTCTTCGGCGGCGACGGCCGCTACCCCACCCGTATCGAAGGCCGCGAGTTCACCCCGACCGAGATGCGGGTGATCCAGCTGATGCTCAAGCAGACCTTCGCCGACCTGGCCGAAGCCTGGGCGCCGGTGATGGAGGTGGAGTTCGAGTACCTCAATTCCGAGGTCAACCCGCACTTCGCCAACATCGTCACCCCGCGCGAGTACGTGGTGGTCAGCCGCTTCCACGTGGAGCTGGAAGGCGGTGGCGGCGAGATCCACGTGACCCTGCCGTACTCGATGCTGGAGCCGATCCGCGAACTGCTCGACGCCGGCATCCAGAGCGACCGCGTGGACCGCGACGAGAGCTGGAACATCATGCTGCGCGAGCAGCTGTTCGGCTCGGAGGTCACCATTTCCAGCGTGCTGGCGCAGAAACAGATGAGCCTGCGCGAGCTGACCCGGCTGAAGATCGGCGACGTGCTGCCGATCGACCTGCCCAAGCAGGTGCCGCTGTGCGTGGAGAACATCCCGGTGTTCACCGGCGAGTTCGGCATCTCGCACGGCCAGAACGCGGTGAAGATCACCGCCACCCATCCCCCCGGCGCGCTGCGCCGCCGCCCCGCTCCCCAGGAAGACCTGCCATGA
- the fliG gene encoding flagellar motor switch protein FliG, with the protein MNGTQRAAVLLLSLGEADAAEVLKHMDPKEVQKIGIAMATLSGISRDQVEKVMEEFNAELGSKTSLGVGADDYIRNVLVQALGADKAGSLIDRILLGRNTTGLDTLKWMDPRSIADLVRNEHPQIIAIVMAHLDSDQAAEALKLLPERTRADVLMRIATLDGIPPHALNELNEIMERQFSGNQNLKSSNVGGVKVAANILNFLDSGSDQGVLSAISKIDADLGSRIQDLMFVFDNLVELDDRGLQTMLREVSGDRLGLALRGADIKVRDKITKNMSQRAAEILLEDMEARGPVRLSDVEAAQKEILAIVRRLADEGVISLGGSGAEAMV; encoded by the coding sequence ATGAATGGCACCCAGCGCGCCGCCGTGCTGCTGCTGTCGCTCGGCGAGGCCGACGCGGCCGAGGTGCTCAAGCACATGGACCCCAAGGAGGTGCAGAAGATCGGCATCGCCATGGCGACGCTGAGCGGCATCTCGCGCGACCAGGTCGAGAAGGTCATGGAGGAGTTCAACGCCGAGCTGGGCAGCAAGACCTCGCTGGGCGTGGGCGCCGACGACTACATCCGCAACGTGCTGGTGCAGGCGCTGGGCGCCGACAAGGCCGGCAGCCTGATCGACCGCATCCTGCTGGGCCGCAACACCACCGGCCTGGACACCCTGAAGTGGATGGACCCGCGCTCCATCGCCGACCTGGTGCGCAACGAGCATCCGCAGATCATCGCCATCGTGATGGCGCACCTGGACAGCGACCAGGCCGCCGAGGCGCTGAAGCTGCTGCCCGAGCGCACCCGCGCCGACGTGCTGATGCGCATCGCCACCCTCGACGGCATCCCGCCGCACGCGCTCAACGAGCTCAACGAGATCATGGAGCGGCAGTTCTCCGGCAACCAGAACCTGAAGTCGTCCAACGTGGGCGGGGTCAAGGTCGCGGCCAACATCCTCAACTTCCTGGACAGCGGCTCGGACCAGGGCGTGCTGTCGGCGATCAGCAAGATCGACGCCGACCTGGGCAGCCGCATCCAGGACCTGATGTTCGTGTTCGACAACCTGGTGGAGCTGGACGACCGCGGCCTGCAGACCATGCTCCGCGAAGTCAGCGGCGACCGTCTCGGCCTGGCCCTACGCGGCGCCGACATCAAGGTGCGCGACAAGATCACCAAGAACATGTCCCAGCGCGCCGCCGAGATCCTGCTGGAAGACATGGAAGCGCGCGGCCCGGTGCGCCTGTCCGACGTGGAAGCCGCGCAGAAGGAGATCCTGGCGATCGTGCGGCGCCTGGCCGACGAAGGCGTGATCAGCCTGGGCGGTAGCGGTGCGGAGGCCATGGTATGA
- a CDS encoding flagellar hook-length control protein FliK — MNNALSALGGSGRASQIGGGSDTQGTDRAGGKDFAKLLGGGGGGSARTTAPKPAARETPKPAQNAGKDQADKRPAAADDTASDPARTAQAGDKVAQDAEKSSTETKASGSDKGKAKTEDKHEDAKPDDSAWPPAGLAGIGLGLLPAIGAAVLPAATATPLGAAAGLAVGVAGAVANGVGALLGGDAAAQTAAGATDPTAATAGTAPASAAGGFGAMLLAQAGSADKASGADTAAPLAALAAIAAAAGGKSGESGDAAPAADPSAIVPTAAAAPLHATARLADPQPFTGSPTPTPNLHGNQFDEELGARISWLADQKIGHAHIKLNPAELGPVEVRLHMAGDQVNASFSSNQADVRQALENSLPRLRDMLGQHGFQLGQADVGQQQPQQQQANAQGTPQGGGRNGGELADDLSGSVGIPAVVLRQRGLLDAYA; from the coding sequence ATGAACAACGCGCTTTCCGCGCTGGGCGGCAGCGGCCGCGCCAGCCAGATCGGCGGCGGCAGCGACACGCAGGGCACCGACCGCGCCGGCGGCAAGGACTTCGCCAAGCTGCTCGGCGGAGGCGGCGGCGGCTCGGCGCGTACCACCGCGCCCAAGCCCGCCGCCCGCGAGACGCCCAAGCCGGCGCAGAACGCCGGCAAGGACCAGGCGGACAAGCGTCCGGCCGCCGCGGACGACACCGCCAGCGACCCCGCGCGCACCGCGCAGGCCGGCGACAAGGTCGCCCAGGACGCCGAGAAGAGCAGCACCGAGACCAAGGCCTCGGGCAGCGACAAGGGCAAGGCCAAGACCGAAGACAAGCACGAGGACGCCAAGCCCGACGACAGCGCCTGGCCGCCGGCCGGGCTGGCCGGCATCGGCCTGGGCCTGCTACCGGCGATCGGCGCGGCGGTGCTGCCGGCGGCCACCGCGACCCCGCTGGGCGCAGCGGCCGGGCTGGCGGTCGGCGTCGCCGGCGCCGTGGCCAACGGCGTAGGCGCCCTGCTCGGCGGCGACGCCGCGGCCCAGACCGCGGCCGGCGCCACCGATCCGACTGCCGCAACGGCCGGCACCGCCCCGGCCTCTGCGGCCGGCGGCTTCGGCGCGATGCTGTTGGCACAGGCCGGGTCCGCCGACAAGGCTAGCGGCGCCGACACCGCGGCGCCGTTGGCGGCGCTGGCCGCCATCGCCGCCGCGGCCGGCGGCAAGAGTGGCGAGAGCGGCGACGCCGCGCCCGCCGCCGATCCCAGCGCGATCGTGCCGACCGCGGCGGCGGCCCCGCTGCACGCCACGGCGCGCCTGGCCGATCCGCAGCCGTTCACCGGCTCGCCCACGCCGACCCCGAACCTGCACGGCAACCAGTTCGACGAGGAACTGGGCGCGCGCATCAGCTGGCTGGCCGACCAGAAGATCGGCCACGCCCACATCAAGCTCAATCCGGCCGAGCTCGGCCCGGTCGAAGTGCGCCTGCACATGGCCGGCGACCAGGTCAACGCCAGCTTCAGCAGCAACCAGGCCGACGTGCGCCAGGCCCTCGAGAACAGCCTGCCGCGCCTGCGCGACATGCTCGGCCAGCACGGCTTCCAGCTCGGCCAGGCCGACGTCGGCCAGCAGCAGCCGCAGCAACAGCAGGCCAATGCGCAGGGCACGCCGCAGGGCGGCGGCCGCAACGGCGGCGAGCTCGCCGACGACCTGTCCGGCAGCGTCGGGATTCCGGCAGTGGTGTTGCGCCAGCGCGGTCTGCTCGACGCCTACGCCTGA
- the fliI gene encoding flagellar protein export ATPase FliI, whose protein sequence is MSALSGTHPADWLDARNLRLAGRLGKLDLDVAAGRGLIREGILRRAVGLTLEAVGCEAPMGATCKVEVDGGWVDAEVVGFSGDRTSLMPSAETHGLLPNARVVPLHRRGGVEVGEGLLGRVIDSDGVPLDGKGPIRAEGSVGMAGVSINPLAREPITTPLDVGVRAINALLPIGRGQRVGLFAGSGVGKSTLLGMMTRYTAADVIVVGLIGERGREVRDFVETTLGEEGLRRAVVVAAPADRPPLARLHGAYRATAIAEWFRDQGLNVLLLMDSLTRFAQAQREIGLSVGEPPTTRGYPPSVFAKLPALVERAGNGAKGRGSITAFYTVLTEGDDPQDPIADAARAILDGHILLSRRVADSGLYPAIDVESSVSRVVQDIADEPWRMRIRSLKRLVAAYSANRDLITIGAYQRGNDPAVDEALERWPEIMEFLGQDVAKAADLPHSQAALKRLVDREN, encoded by the coding sequence GTGAGCGCGCTGTCCGGCACCCACCCCGCCGACTGGCTGGATGCGCGCAACCTGCGCCTGGCCGGCCGCCTCGGCAAGCTCGATCTGGACGTGGCCGCCGGCCGCGGCCTGATCCGCGAAGGCATCCTGCGCCGCGCGGTCGGCCTGACCCTGGAAGCGGTCGGTTGCGAGGCGCCGATGGGCGCCACCTGCAAGGTCGAGGTCGACGGCGGCTGGGTCGACGCGGAAGTGGTCGGCTTCTCCGGCGACCGCACCTCGTTGATGCCCAGTGCCGAAACCCACGGCTTGCTGCCCAACGCGCGGGTGGTGCCGCTGCACCGCCGCGGCGGCGTCGAAGTGGGCGAAGGCCTGCTCGGCCGGGTGATCGACTCGGACGGCGTGCCGCTGGACGGCAAGGGTCCGATCCGCGCCGAAGGCTCGGTGGGCATGGCCGGCGTGTCGATCAACCCGCTGGCGCGCGAACCGATCACCACCCCGCTGGACGTGGGCGTGCGCGCGATCAACGCGCTGCTGCCGATCGGCCGCGGGCAGCGCGTGGGCCTGTTCGCCGGCTCCGGCGTCGGCAAGTCCACCCTGTTGGGCATGATGACCCGCTACACCGCTGCCGACGTGATCGTGGTCGGGCTGATCGGCGAACGCGGCCGCGAAGTGCGCGATTTCGTCGAGACCACCCTGGGCGAGGAAGGCCTGCGCCGCGCCGTGGTGGTCGCCGCCCCCGCCGACCGCCCGCCGCTGGCGCGCCTGCACGGCGCCTACCGCGCCACCGCCATCGCCGAGTGGTTCCGCGACCAGGGCCTGAACGTGCTGCTGCTGATGGACTCGCTGACCCGCTTCGCCCAGGCCCAGCGCGAGATCGGCCTGTCGGTGGGCGAGCCGCCGACCACCCGCGGCTACCCGCCCTCGGTGTTCGCCAAGCTGCCGGCCCTGGTCGAGCGCGCCGGCAACGGCGCCAAGGGCCGCGGCTCGATCACCGCCTTCTACACCGTGCTCACCGAAGGCGACGATCCGCAGGACCCGATCGCCGACGCCGCGCGCGCCATCCTCGACGGCCACATCCTGCTGTCGCGGCGCGTCGCCGACAGCGGCCTGTACCCGGCCATCGACGTCGAGTCCTCGGTCAGCCGCGTGGTCCAGGACATCGCCGACGAGCCGTGGCGGATGCGCATCCGCTCGCTTAAGCGGCTGGTGGCCGCGTACTCGGCCAACCGCGACCTGATCACCATCGGCGCCTACCAGCGCGGCAACGATCCGGCCGTGGACGAAGCGCTGGAGCGCTGGCCGGAGATCATGGAATTCCTCGGACAGGACGTCGCCAAAGCCGCAGATCTGCCCCACAGCCAGGCCGCCCTCAAGCGCCTGGTCGACCGCGAGAACTAA
- the fliN gene encoding flagellar motor switch protein FliN: MTQTDPTQPAPAQFDSLQPDAVAESNDLNLDVILDVPVTLSLEVGRSRIPIRNLLQLNQGSVVELERGAGEALDVYVNGTLIAHGEVVTINDRFGVRLTDVVSPSERIRRLR, encoded by the coding sequence ATGACCCAGACCGATCCCACCCAGCCGGCGCCGGCCCAGTTCGACAGCCTGCAGCCGGACGCCGTGGCCGAATCCAACGACCTGAACCTGGACGTGATCCTGGACGTGCCGGTGACGCTGTCGCTGGAAGTCGGCCGCAGCCGCATCCCGATCCGCAACCTGCTGCAGCTCAACCAGGGCTCGGTGGTGGAGCTGGAGCGCGGCGCCGGCGAGGCGCTGGACGTGTACGTCAACGGCACCCTGATCGCGCACGGCGAAGTGGTGACCATCAACGACCGCTTCGGCGTGCGTCTGACCGACGTGGTCAGCCCCAGCGAGCGCATCCGGAGACTGCGGTGA
- the fliP gene encoding flagellar type III secretion system pore protein FliP (The bacterial flagellar biogenesis protein FliP forms a type III secretion system (T3SS)-type pore required for flagellar assembly.) — protein MPFFWNRNARRLRLLLILLTLSLLPAFAWAQAKPAPAATPTAQAPQNAAPTLPSLPEVNVGKIGAQPVSLPLQTLLLMTAITLLPSLLLVLTAFTRITIVLGLLRQALGTGQTPSNQVLMGLALFLTALVMMPVWEKAWGQGMSPYLNGQIDFQTAWTLTTQPLRAFMLAQVRETDLMTFAGMAGNGTYSGPDAVPFQVLVASFVTSELKTAFEIGFLIFIPFVIIDLVVASVLMSMGMMMMSPMLISAPFKILLFVLVDGWVLTVGTLAASFNGV, from the coding sequence ATGCCGTTTTTCTGGAACCGCAACGCCCGCCGCCTGCGCCTGCTGCTGATCCTGTTGACGCTGAGCCTGCTGCCCGCGTTCGCCTGGGCGCAGGCCAAGCCGGCGCCGGCCGCCACGCCGACCGCGCAGGCCCCGCAGAACGCCGCGCCCACCCTGCCCTCGCTGCCGGAGGTCAACGTCGGCAAGATCGGCGCGCAGCCGGTGAGCCTGCCGCTGCAGACCCTGCTGTTGATGACGGCCATCACCCTGCTGCCGTCGCTGCTGCTGGTGCTGACCGCCTTCACCCGCATCACCATCGTGCTCGGCCTGCTGCGGCAGGCGCTGGGCACCGGGCAGACGCCGTCCAACCAGGTGCTGATGGGCCTGGCGCTGTTCCTGACCGCGCTGGTGATGATGCCGGTGTGGGAAAAGGCCTGGGGCCAGGGCATGAGCCCGTATCTCAACGGCCAGATCGATTTCCAGACGGCGTGGACGCTGACCACGCAGCCGCTGCGCGCGTTCATGCTGGCGCAGGTGCGCGAGACCGATCTGATGACCTTCGCCGGCATGGCCGGCAACGGCACCTACAGCGGCCCGGATGCGGTGCCGTTCCAGGTGCTGGTGGCCTCGTTCGTCACCAGCGAGCTGAAGACGGCGTTCGAGATCGGCTTTCTGATCTTCATCCCGTTCGTGATCATCGATCTGGTGGTAGCCAGCGTGCTGATGTCGATGGGCATGATGATGATGTCGCCGATGCTGATCTCGGCGCCGTTCAAGATTCTGCTGTTCGTGCTGGTCGATGGCTGGGTGCTGACGGTCGGCACGCTGGCTGCCAGTTTCAACGGGGTCTGA
- the fliJ gene encoding flagellar export protein FliJ — MMQSQRLDPLLRRAQQHEDEVARDLAERQRALATHESRLEELRRYAEEYANSQMAATSLAQLANRRAFLDRLESAVQQQCQTVDRNREKVEMERSRLLLASRDKQVLEQLAASYRAQERKVDDRRSQREMDDLGARRARLAATADEHDDGDGR, encoded by the coding sequence ATGATGCAATCGCAACGTCTCGATCCCCTGCTCCGCCGCGCCCAGCAGCACGAAGACGAGGTCGCCCGCGATCTCGCCGAGCGCCAGCGCGCCCTGGCCACCCACGAGTCGCGGCTGGAGGAACTGCGCCGCTACGCCGAGGAGTACGCCAACAGCCAGATGGCCGCGACCAGCCTGGCGCAACTGGCCAACCGCCGCGCCTTCCTGGACCGGCTGGAGAGCGCGGTGCAGCAGCAATGCCAGACCGTGGACCGCAACCGCGAGAAGGTGGAGATGGAACGCAGCCGGCTGCTGCTGGCCAGCCGCGACAAGCAGGTGCTGGAACAGCTCGCGGCCAGCTACCGCGCGCAGGAACGCAAGGTCGACGACCGCCGCAGCCAGCGCGAGATGGACGACCTCGGCGCGCGCCGCGCGCGCCTGGCGGCCACCGCCGACGAACACGATGACGGAGACGGACGATGA
- a CDS encoding flagellar basal body-associated FliL family protein, with product MSAADKSKKDAKDAPEGGKSKKKLLIIVVAAVLVLGGGGAGAFFFLKKPEGGHAKAEEKTAEIPKPAQYFAMDPAFVVNLNGGAEDGPHYLQLEVQLMTRDPEELKLITENAPAIRAHLLMLFSQVQAQDIANIDGRKKLQAAALADAQKLMTAETGKKCVEELLFTSFVTQ from the coding sequence GTGTCAGCCGCCGACAAATCCAAGAAAGACGCCAAGGACGCCCCGGAAGGCGGCAAGTCGAAGAAGAAGCTGCTGATCATCGTCGTCGCGGCGGTGCTGGTGCTGGGCGGCGGCGGTGCCGGCGCGTTCTTCTTCCTGAAGAAGCCCGAAGGCGGCCACGCCAAGGCCGAGGAAAAGACCGCCGAGATCCCCAAGCCGGCGCAGTACTTCGCGATGGACCCGGCGTTCGTGGTCAATCTCAATGGCGGCGCGGAAGACGGCCCGCATTACCTGCAGCTGGAAGTGCAGTTGATGACCCGCGACCCGGAAGAACTGAAGCTGATCACCGAGAACGCCCCGGCGATCCGTGCGCACCTGCTGATGCTGTTCTCGCAGGTGCAGGCGCAGGACATCGCCAACATCGATGGGCGCAAGAAGCTGCAGGCCGCGGCGCTGGCCGACGCGCAGAAGCTGATGACCGCCGAGACCGGCAAGAAGTGCGTGGAAGAACTCCTGTTCACCAGCTTCGTCACCCAGTAA
- a CDS encoding FliH/SctL family protein translates to MNGNVVRWLAPELDAPSALAALPYEDALPDEPVLRPPSLEEIQAIEAAAQHEGFERGHAEGLAQGQAEIRRLTAQIEGILDNFSRPLARLENEVVGALGELAVRIAGSLVGRAYQADPVLLSELVAEALDAVGGARRDVEVRLHPDDIAALTPLLTLMDQGIRLVPDLSLSRGDLRVHAESVRIDGTLEARLRAALETVMRKSGAGL, encoded by the coding sequence ATGAACGGCAACGTGGTGCGCTGGCTGGCGCCGGAACTCGATGCCCCGTCCGCGCTGGCGGCGCTGCCCTACGAAGACGCGCTGCCGGACGAGCCGGTGCTGCGTCCGCCGAGCCTGGAGGAGATCCAGGCGATCGAGGCCGCGGCCCAGCACGAAGGCTTCGAACGCGGCCACGCCGAGGGCCTGGCCCAGGGCCAGGCCGAGATCCGCCGCCTCACCGCACAGATCGAAGGCATCCTGGACAACTTCTCGCGGCCGCTGGCGCGGCTGGAGAACGAGGTGGTCGGCGCGCTCGGCGAGCTGGCCGTGCGCATCGCCGGCAGCCTGGTCGGCCGCGCCTACCAGGCCGACCCGGTGCTGCTGTCGGAACTGGTCGCCGAGGCGCTGGACGCGGTCGGCGGCGCGCGCCGCGATGTCGAGGTGCGCCTGCACCCGGACGACATCGCCGCGCTGACCCCGCTGCTGACGCTGATGGATCAGGGCATCCGGCTGGTGCCGGACCTGAGCCTGAGCCGCGGCGACCTGCGCGTGCACGCCGAATCGGTGCGCATCGACGGCACCCTCGAGGCGCGCCTGCGCGCGGCCCTGGAAACGGTGATGCGCAAGTCCGGAGCGGGCCTGTGA
- the fliO gene encoding flagellar biosynthetic protein FliO gives MSLLLAVATQTAKHGSGVGNAAPSAPSLLGAVFALLLVLGLILAMAWVLKRLPGSGFRPAQGLRVVASLAVGAKERVVVVEVNGEQLLLGVSPGGVRTLHQLPEPLPQAPAPTLPSIKPFKQLPDFAQLLAQKLRKDK, from the coding sequence GTGAGCCTGCTGCTCGCCGTCGCCACGCAGACCGCCAAGCACGGCTCGGGCGTCGGCAACGCGGCGCCGTCGGCGCCCAGCCTGCTCGGCGCGGTGTTCGCGCTGCTGCTGGTGCTGGGCCTGATCCTGGCCATGGCCTGGGTGCTCAAGCGCCTGCCCGGCAGCGGCTTCCGCCCGGCGCAAGGCCTGCGAGTGGTCGCCAGCCTGGCGGTCGGCGCCAAGGAGCGGGTGGTGGTGGTCGAGGTCAACGGCGAACAGCTGCTGCTCGGCGTCTCGCCCGGCGGGGTACGCACCTTGCATCAGCTGCCCGAGCCGCTGCCGCAGGCGCCTGCGCCGACCCTGCCCTCGATCAAGCCGTTCAAGCAGCTTCCCGATTTCGCCCAGCTTCTGGCGCAGAAGCTGCGCAAGGACAAATGA
- the fliF gene encoding flagellar basal-body MS-ring/collar protein FliF: MALAISKDTFNSEKAGAWFDRLQSLQLTRRIGLMAMIAVAVAAGLFVFFWSQKPAYTPLYTGLDEKGTAEATDLLRTAQIPFKLDQATGAITVPEDKLYDARLKLAGAGLTDNGNMGFEVMEKDPGFGVSQFVENARYQHALETELARTIASLRPVREARVHLAIPKPSAFTRQREAASASVVLELRGGTTLERNQVDAIVNMVASSIPDLAPDRVTVVDQSGRMLTIADPNSDAALNAAQFDQVRRQESAYNQRIRELLEPMTGPGRVNPEVNVDMDFSVVEEARELYNGDPPKLRSEQVSDSSTSTSGPQGAPGATSNSPGSAPGQPGATGAPPVAGTGTQQAAAATPTESSKSATRNYELDRTLQHTRQPAGRIKRVSVAVLVDHVMRPGAKGKMTEQALSAAELTRIEGLVKQAVGFNAERGDTVSVMNAPFVRQAPEAADKPGWWEDPRVMNVARLVLGAAVVLALLFGVLRPALRQIAGPAPAASVGHDRDGNEPRDAKLSMLDDDNPLLPSLGEDTASLSGGAGGNPAIALPDAYEERLRQAREAVKQDSKRVAQVVKGWVASEA; the protein is encoded by the coding sequence ATGGCGCTTGCGATCAGCAAAGACACATTCAACAGCGAAAAGGCCGGGGCCTGGTTCGACCGCCTGCAGAGCCTGCAGCTCACCCGGCGCATCGGCCTGATGGCGATGATCGCGGTGGCCGTGGCCGCCGGCCTGTTCGTGTTCTTCTGGTCGCAGAAGCCGGCCTACACTCCCCTGTACACCGGCCTGGACGAGAAGGGCACGGCCGAGGCCACCGACCTGCTGCGCACCGCGCAGATCCCGTTCAAGCTCGACCAGGCCACCGGCGCGATCACGGTGCCGGAGGACAAGCTGTACGACGCGCGGCTGAAGCTGGCCGGCGCCGGCCTGACCGACAACGGCAACATGGGCTTCGAAGTGATGGAAAAGGATCCCGGCTTCGGGGTCAGCCAGTTCGTGGAGAACGCGCGCTACCAGCACGCCCTGGAAACCGAACTGGCGCGCACCATCGCCAGCCTGCGCCCGGTGCGCGAGGCGCGGGTGCATCTGGCCATCCCCAAGCCGAGCGCGTTCACCCGCCAGCGCGAGGCCGCCAGCGCCTCGGTGGTATTGGAACTGCGCGGCGGCACCACCCTGGAACGCAACCAGGTCGATGCGATCGTCAACATGGTCGCCTCCAGCATCCCCGACCTGGCGCCGGACCGCGTCACCGTGGTCGACCAGAGCGGGCGCATGCTGACCATCGCCGACCCCAACAGCGACGCCGCGCTCAACGCCGCCCAGTTCGACCAGGTGCGGCGCCAGGAAAGCGCCTACAACCAGCGCATCCGCGAACTGCTGGAGCCGATGACCGGCCCGGGCCGGGTCAACCCGGAAGTGAACGTGGACATGGACTTCTCGGTGGTCGAGGAAGCGCGCGAGCTGTACAACGGCGACCCGCCGAAGCTGCGCAGCGAGCAGGTCAGCGACAGCAGCACCAGCACCAGCGGCCCGCAGGGCGCACCCGGCGCGACCAGCAACTCGCCGGGCAGCGCGCCGGGCCAGCCGGGCGCCACCGGTGCCCCGCCCGTCGCCGGCACCGGCACCCAGCAGGCCGCCGCCGCGACCCCGACCGAAAGCTCCAAGAGCGCCACCCGCAACTACGAGCTGGACCGCACCCTGCAGCACACCCGGCAGCCGGCCGGACGGATCAAGCGCGTCTCGGTGGCCGTGCTGGTGGACCACGTGATGCGTCCCGGCGCCAAGGGCAAGATGACCGAGCAGGCGCTCAGCGCCGCCGAACTGACCCGCATCGAAGGCCTGGTCAAGCAGGCGGTGGGCTTCAATGCCGAACGCGGCGACACCGTCTCGGTGATGAACGCCCCGTTCGTCCGCCAGGCCCCGGAAGCGGCCGACAAGCCCGGCTGGTGGGAAGATCCGCGGGTGATGAACGTCGCGCGCCTGGTGCTGGGTGCGGCGGTGGTGCTGGCGCTGCTGTTCGGCGTGCTGCGCCCGGCGCTGCGCCAGATCGCCGGTCCCGCGCCGGCCGCGTCGGTGGGCCACGACCGCGACGGCAACGAGCCGCGCGACGCCAAGCTGTCGATGCTCGACGACGACAACCCGCTGCTGCCGTCGCTGGGCGAGGACACCGCCAGCCTCAGCGGCGGCGCTGGCGGCAACCCCGCCATCGCCCTGCCCGACGCCTACGAGGAACGGTTGCGTCAGGCCCGCGAAGCGGTCAAACAGGATTCCAAGCGCGTGGCGCAGGTCGTGAAGGGATGGGTCGCCAGTGAAGCCTGA
- a CDS encoding flagellar biosynthetic protein FliQ, with protein MSPELALTELRGGLITVLWVAGPLLLAMLAVGVVIGVFQAATQLNEPTIAFIAKVVALTAMLFATGSMLLAHLVEYTTMLFQRIPHLIG; from the coding sequence ATGAGTCCGGAACTGGCGCTGACGGAGTTGCGTGGCGGGTTGATCACGGTGTTGTGGGTGGCGGGGCCGTTGTTGCTGGCGATGTTGGCGGTGGGTGTGGTGATCGGTGTGTTCCAGGCGGCGACGCAGCTCAATGAGCCGACCATTGCGTTCATCGCGAAGGTGGTGGCGTTGACGGCGATGTTGTTCGCGACGGGAAGTATGTTACTGGCGCATCTGGTGGAGTACACGACGATGTTGTTTCAGCGTATTCCGCATTTGATTGGGTAG